A single genomic interval of Lewinellaceae bacterium harbors:
- a CDS encoding gamma-glutamylcyclotransferase, with product MIPRSLEALIPETLFVYGTLRLEYTNEAAQRIRAECVYIGQGLIHGKLLDLGNYPGAIFSNEKASWIYGQCFRLPPSSGPLLQFLDDYEGDEYRREVYEVSCWHGRILVMSYHLKKLRDAPVIQHGDWYTYQTRRDSKKLS from the coding sequence TTGATACCAAGAAGCCTTGAAGCATTGATACCAGAAACACTTTTCGTCTACGGCACCTTGCGTCTCGAGTACACAAATGAAGCAGCGCAGCGGATTAGGGCAGAATGTGTTTACATCGGGCAGGGATTAATCCATGGGAAGCTCCTGGATCTTGGGAATTATCCAGGTGCTATCTTCTCTAATGAAAAAGCATCATGGATCTACGGCCAATGCTTCCGTTTACCCCCGTCGTCAGGCCCCCTGTTACAGTTTCTCGATGACTACGAGGGAGATGAGTATCGCCGAGAAGTTTACGAGGTCAGCTGCTGGCACGGCAGGATTTTAGTCATGAGTTACCATCTGAAAAAACTTCGGGATGCACCAGTCATCCAGCATGGTGACTGGTATACCTACCAAACGCGCCGCGACTCCAAAAAGCTTTCTTAA
- a CDS encoding (Fe-S)-binding protein: MEVRTVQQLIANGEKPEYLFWVGCAGNFDARAQKVVRAFATIMNQIGVTFAVLGNEESCTGDPARRAGNEFLFQMQALQNIQTLQAYEITRIITTCPHCFNTLKNEYPDFGGVFEVYHHTEMLNQWIREGKLKIEPGGATTRTTYHDSCYLGRVNGIYAVPREVLSALQVELIEMEQSASRGLCCGAGGGQMFKEDEPGQKRINVARAEQVLETGVQTVAANCPFCITMLQDGLKAKDKQDEVMVLDLAELIIQKNKW, from the coding sequence ATGGAAGTCCGGACAGTCCAGCAATTAATAGCGAATGGAGAAAAACCCGAGTATTTATTTTGGGTGGGCTGTGCCGGTAATTTTGATGCCCGGGCACAAAAGGTCGTACGGGCTTTTGCCACAATCATGAATCAAATCGGGGTCACTTTCGCAGTTCTGGGTAATGAGGAGTCCTGCACGGGAGACCCGGCCCGCCGTGCCGGCAATGAATTTCTGTTTCAAATGCAGGCACTGCAAAATATCCAAACGCTCCAGGCTTACGAGATCACCCGCATCATTACGACCTGTCCACATTGTTTCAATACCTTAAAAAACGAATACCCCGATTTCGGTGGAGTCTTCGAAGTTTATCATCATACGGAGATGCTGAACCAATGGATACGGGAGGGTAAACTTAAAATTGAACCCGGAGGAGCCACAACAAGAACTACTTACCACGATTCTTGTTACTTGGGCAGGGTAAACGGTATTTATGCCGTCCCTAGAGAGGTGTTGTCCGCCTTGCAGGTTGAGCTGATTGAAATGGAACAGTCAGCTTCAAGGGGATTGTGTTGCGGTGCAGGAGGAGGACAGATGTTTAAAGAAGATGAACCCGGCCAAAAGCGCATCAATGTGGCTCGTGCCGAACAGGTACTGGAAACCGGAGTACAAACGGTCGCTGCCAATTGTCCCTTTTGCATCACGATGTTACAGGATGGTTTGAAGGCAAAAGACAAGCAGGATGAGGTGATGGTCCTGGACCTTGCCGAATTGATTATTCAAAAGAATAAGTGGTAA
- a CDS encoding tetratricopeptide repeat protein — translation MRALTALFLTCLLIFSCQSEQNKVDQEQLKAIETYKSAYDANKNSINGSKVVNAVIEYAEKNPTDATRINELFNDAIAISLEQSNAAQASGLLNTLIKEYPDDDRESRLAQLTRMLLEMKNHEAAASLCLASLQAFPNSSSLQELKTQINPQDPDIKSRLDRLSTSMFNDSLNEYSVDVATAFVDGCEAYVLANPTAKDAVDYLHQAGQTARSIRTFRKAISLYDWIYTKYPNDPRAGQALFLEAFTYDNELKEVDVARQLYEQFIAKFPKDELADDAKFLLKNLGKSDDEILQELDTEKQ, via the coding sequence ATGCGTGCATTAACAGCCTTGTTTCTGACATGCTTACTGATCTTCAGTTGCCAATCGGAACAAAATAAAGTCGATCAGGAACAACTTAAAGCGATCGAAACCTATAAATCAGCCTACGATGCGAATAAAAATTCCATCAATGGTTCGAAAGTGGTTAACGCCGTTATTGAGTATGCAGAGAAGAACCCAACCGATGCCACCCGCATCAATGAATTATTTAATGATGCGATTGCCATCTCCCTTGAACAGTCCAATGCAGCCCAGGCTTCAGGGTTGTTGAATACCCTGATCAAGGAATACCCGGACGACGACCGGGAATCCCGTCTCGCGCAACTGACCCGGATGTTGCTGGAAATGAAAAACCATGAAGCAGCAGCGTCGCTCTGTCTGGCCAGCCTGCAAGCTTTTCCCAACAGCTCCTCCCTGCAAGAATTAAAAACCCAAATCAATCCTCAGGACCCGGATATTAAATCTCGCCTTGACCGGCTTAGCACCAGCATGTTCAACGATTCACTTAATGAATACAGCGTGGATGTTGCCACCGCTTTCGTGGATGGCTGTGAAGCATACGTACTTGCTAACCCAACCGCAAAAGATGCTGTAGACTATCTGCATCAGGCGGGGCAAACAGCACGCTCCATCCGGACCTTCCGCAAAGCCATCTCCCTCTACGATTGGATCTATACCAAATACCCTAACGATCCTCGCGCGGGCCAGGCTCTTTTCCTGGAGGCATTTACCTACGACAATGAACTCAAAGAGGTGGACGTAGCACGTCAACTCTATGAACAATTCATTGCCAAGTTTCCGAAGGATGAACTTGCTGATGATGCGAAATTTCTGTTGAAAAATCTTGGTAAATCCGACGATGAAATCCTTCAGGAGCTGGATACGGAAAAGCAATAA
- a CDS encoding RNA-binding S4 domain-containing protein — protein sequence MELTIQLQDQPYIELNKLLKLMDVVDSGGMANMLILDGEVSVNNMPVHEKRKKVRPGDVVQVGNHRILVQTQE from the coding sequence ATAGAATTGACCATACAATTACAGGATCAACCCTATATCGAACTGAACAAGCTCCTCAAGCTCATGGATGTTGTGGATAGCGGCGGGATGGCCAATATGCTGATCCTGGATGGTGAGGTGTCCGTCAATAATATGCCGGTTCACGAAAAACGTAAAAAGGTACGGCCAGGTGATGTCGTCCAGGTCGGTAACCATCGCATTCTGGTGCAGACTCAAGAATAA
- a CDS encoding TonB-dependent receptor — protein sequence MKKLLLSRFYLVLLLLASAAMLQQGLLAQGVTTSSLTGSVTDVSGEPLIGANIVAIHLPSGTTYGTVTDLDGSFTIPNMRVGGPYKITTTYTGFGDNVTEGIMLRLGEAQKMDIVLEDQPIELMGIEVVSSRGATGQNAGASTQITSAELDALPTLNRDLNDFTRLTPQASTSVSGISFAGVNNRYNAIYIDGAVNNDVFGLAASGTNGGQTGISPISVDVIDQIQVVLSPYDVTLGGFAGGGINAVTKSGTNTFSGTAYFFNKNQDLAGKTPGKLIDRIGGDRTKLATFSEKLYGASLGGPIKKDKIFFFANVEIQKDETPSPFDFGTYRGDSDASGLNELTSFLKNTYNYDPGDYGSKLDQLDGLKLFGKLDFNLSDKHKLTVRHQYTKAIQTDQTGSSSTTLNYSNDGIYFPSTTNSFAAELNSRFSNKMSNNLILGFTSVLDDRDPIGGDFPFVRIQDGAGAIQFGSEEFSTANELDQKIITLTDNLKLYRGDHTFTIGTHNEFYHIYNTFIPQNYGSYDYANVKDFLDNATPTDYDRSYSLVDGITGDGTAAAADFNAMQLGIYGQDEWSITNKFTLTAGLRIDVPFITSDPKIDPSFNTTTLPALQAKYDIANDIEGGKAPDGQIMFSPRVGFSYDMNRDNRSVLRGGLGIFTSRIPFVWPGAMFNNNGLTLGYVGSAPNGFIANVNEQYTNPQFTIPSGQVDLFTKNFKYPQVFRANLAFDKALLSGWRFSIEGIFTKTLNNVVYTNVNSDPTVSLNWAGKDNRPVYTRKSIDPTYSAIYVGSNTHEGYTYNFSGMVSKQWQSGLNFMLAYTYGDATAVNEGTSSQNSSQWRGQVSIDGRNLPVLGRSDYSLGSRLISALSYKVDWVESGAFATTVSLFYEGQSGIPFSYVIGARNGQNPNNETGSTSRNRSLPYIPSTQGDIVLVEKNGLTPAQQWELLNAFISDDPSLDASRGGYADKNGSRAPFTSQWDLAIRQDLGTVFGADLHRIQLSLDIENVANLINKNWGTIYNVVGDFNNSELFQYEGLDGNTPTFSFTNDRTGLEKYDISSFASRWRMRVGVRYIFN from the coding sequence ATGAAAAAACTTTTACTAAGTCGGTTTTACCTGGTCTTGCTCTTGCTAGCATCAGCTGCAATGCTTCAGCAGGGACTTCTAGCCCAGGGTGTTACAACATCGTCGCTTACCGGTTCGGTAACCGATGTTTCCGGTGAGCCATTGATCGGCGCCAATATTGTCGCCATCCATTTGCCCTCCGGTACAACCTATGGTACCGTTACTGACCTTGACGGATCATTTACCATCCCGAATATGCGTGTTGGTGGTCCGTACAAGATTACAACGACGTATACCGGTTTCGGTGATAACGTAACAGAGGGGATTATGCTTCGTCTGGGTGAAGCCCAGAAAATGGATATTGTCCTCGAAGATCAACCCATTGAGTTGATGGGCATTGAAGTCGTGTCCTCCCGGGGCGCAACCGGGCAAAATGCAGGAGCGTCCACTCAAATCACTTCAGCAGAGCTGGATGCATTACCAACCCTGAACCGGGATCTGAATGACTTCACCCGGTTGACACCACAAGCCAGTACTTCAGTCAGTGGTATTTCATTTGCCGGCGTTAACAACCGGTACAATGCTATTTATATTGACGGTGCTGTCAACAACGACGTATTCGGTTTGGCAGCTTCGGGTACCAATGGTGGTCAAACCGGTATCTCGCCAATCAGCGTGGACGTGATTGATCAGATCCAGGTGGTTCTTTCTCCATATGACGTAACCCTGGGAGGGTTTGCCGGTGGTGGTATCAATGCGGTTACCAAGTCCGGAACGAATACCTTTTCAGGAACGGCTTACTTCTTCAACAAAAACCAGGATCTGGCCGGTAAGACGCCAGGTAAACTGATTGATCGCATTGGTGGCGATCGCACAAAACTGGCTACATTCTCTGAAAAACTGTATGGCGCTTCTTTGGGAGGTCCTATCAAGAAGGACAAAATTTTCTTCTTTGCCAATGTGGAGATTCAGAAAGATGAAACGCCTTCTCCGTTTGATTTTGGTACTTACCGGGGCGATTCCGATGCCAGTGGACTGAATGAGCTCACCTCATTTTTAAAAAATACCTACAACTATGACCCGGGAGATTACGGAAGCAAACTGGATCAGCTCGACGGATTAAAATTGTTCGGTAAGCTGGACTTTAACCTGAGCGACAAGCACAAACTGACCGTACGTCATCAGTATACCAAAGCGATCCAAACAGACCAGACCGGTAGCAGCAGTACCACACTGAACTATTCGAATGATGGTATTTATTTCCCGAGTACCACCAACTCGTTTGCTGCCGAATTAAACTCACGGTTCAGCAACAAAATGTCCAATAACCTGATCCTGGGTTTCACCAGTGTATTGGATGACCGTGATCCGATTGGCGGTGATTTCCCATTCGTACGTATTCAGGACGGAGCAGGTGCCATCCAGTTTGGTAGTGAAGAATTTTCTACTGCCAATGAGCTGGATCAGAAGATCATCACCCTCACTGATAACTTGAAATTGTATCGTGGCGACCATACTTTCACCATCGGTACACACAATGAGTTCTACCACATTTACAACACGTTTATTCCACAGAACTATGGATCGTACGATTACGCCAATGTAAAGGACTTCCTGGATAATGCCACACCAACCGATTACGACCGCTCGTATTCATTGGTTGACGGTATTACCGGTGATGGAACAGCAGCAGCTGCAGACTTTAATGCCATGCAACTGGGTATTTACGGTCAGGACGAGTGGTCCATAACCAATAAATTTACGCTTACTGCTGGTCTGCGTATCGATGTGCCATTCATTACTTCTGATCCCAAGATCGACCCTTCATTTAACACCACCACCTTGCCGGCATTGCAGGCAAAGTACGACATTGCAAATGACATCGAAGGAGGTAAAGCTCCGGATGGTCAGATCATGTTTTCTCCAAGAGTCGGGTTTAGTTATGATATGAATCGTGACAACAGGTCCGTCCTGCGTGGTGGATTGGGGATATTTACCTCAAGAATACCTTTTGTTTGGCCGGGAGCTATGTTCAACAACAACGGCCTTACCCTGGGGTATGTCGGTTCTGCGCCGAACGGGTTTATTGCCAATGTTAACGAACAATACACCAATCCCCAGTTCACAATACCATCCGGTCAGGTGGATCTGTTTACCAAGAACTTCAAATATCCACAGGTATTCCGTGCCAACCTGGCATTTGATAAAGCGCTGTTGAGTGGCTGGAGATTCTCCATCGAAGGAATTTTCACCAAAACACTAAACAACGTGGTGTATACCAATGTCAACTCGGATCCTACCGTTAGTCTGAACTGGGCAGGGAAAGATAACCGTCCGGTATACACCAGGAAAAGCATTGACCCGACCTACAGCGCCATCTACGTGGGTAGCAATACCCATGAAGGCTACACCTATAATTTCTCCGGTATGGTCAGTAAGCAATGGCAGTCCGGACTGAACTTCATGCTGGCTTACACCTATGGTGACGCTACGGCTGTCAATGAAGGTACCTCTTCACAAAACTCCTCTCAGTGGCGTGGACAGGTAAGTATCGATGGAAGAAACTTGCCTGTGCTGGGCCGTTCGGATTATAGCCTGGGATCCCGTCTTATCAGCGCACTTTCTTATAAAGTGGACTGGGTGGAAAGCGGAGCATTTGCAACCACCGTATCACTTTTTTACGAAGGACAATCCGGTATTCCATTTTCTTACGTGATTGGCGCCAGAAATGGTCAGAACCCGAATAACGAGACGGGAAGTACCAGTAGAAACCGTTCATTGCCATACATCCCATCCACCCAAGGTGATATCGTTTTGGTAGAAAAGAATGGTTTGACACCGGCTCAACAATGGGAGTTGTTGAATGCATTCATCTCCGATGATCCGAGCCTGGATGCCAGCCGCGGCGGTTACGCCGATAAGAATGGTTCAAGAGCACCTTTTACCAGTCAATGGGATTTGGCAATTCGTCAGGACCTGGGTACTGTATTTGGAGCAGATCTGCACCGGATTCAACTATCATTGGATATTGAAAACGTAGCTAATCTGATCAATAAGAACTGGGGTACCATCTACAATGTAGTTGGTGATTTCAATAACTCAGAACTCTTCCAGTACGAAGGTTTGGATGGGAATACGCCTACTTTCAGCTTTACCAACGATCGTACAGGATTGGAGAAATACGACATCAGCAGCTTTGCATCTCGTTGGAGAATGCGGGTTGGTGTTCGTTACATCTTCAACTAA
- a CDS encoding phosphoribosyltransferase: MKILNEAQIKQKIKRLAYEILENNYDEEELIMLGINNNGLYFAKLLKAALQRITQIPLKVIPLKLSPATPLNHPIEVGAPIEQLKGKVLLVVDDVANTGRTIYYAFRPLMDILPKKVEVAVLVDRKHKSFPVKVDYVGLSLATTFMEDIDVRLREVEEMEVYLN, translated from the coding sequence ATGAAAATCCTCAACGAAGCTCAAATAAAACAAAAAATTAAGCGGCTGGCTTACGAGATCCTGGAGAACAATTACGATGAGGAAGAACTGATCATGCTGGGCATCAACAACAACGGACTGTATTTTGCAAAACTATTGAAAGCGGCCCTCCAGCGCATCACACAAATTCCTCTAAAGGTGATACCCCTCAAGCTGAGCCCTGCTACGCCACTGAACCACCCCATCGAAGTCGGCGCGCCCATTGAGCAGCTCAAAGGCAAGGTTCTTCTGGTTGTGGATGATGTTGCCAATACAGGCAGGACCATTTATTATGCTTTCAGGCCATTGATGGATATTCTGCCCAAAAAAGTAGAGGTTGCCGTCCTGGTGGATCGCAAACACAAGTCTTTTCCTGTAAAAGTGGACTATGTTGGGTTAAGTCTGGCCACCACATTTATGGAAGACATTGACGTCCGATTGCGCGAAGTAGAAGAAATGGAGGTCTATCTCAACTGA
- a CDS encoding class I SAM-dependent rRNA methyltransferase: MIRIRLKKNKESILSMRHPWIFSGALDLHHQVEDGAWVEVVNRNDIVLATGHYQNHSIAVRILDFGPVSDRQILYDQRLAEAYAMRKRLNLIRTDSNIYRLIHGEGDQLPGLIVDVYGNTAVVQCHSIGMHQDLNLICHALIQIEGINQVFDKSQDTLPTQYRQTIENGYVVGDGSIKDQLFENGIAFNVDWEQGQKTGFFIDQRDNRKLLGDFASGCTVLNAFSYSGGFSMYALAKGASEVISVDQSEKAILWAEDNAQLNGFQRHQGVSANVFEFLQEEDRSWDIVVIDPPAFAKSLQKKHNAVQAYKRLNAAAMHKVRPNGLLFTFSCSQVIDRELFHHTVISAAMEVGRPMQILFNLSQGADHPINIYHPEGHYLKGLVVRVG; this comes from the coding sequence ATGATACGGATCCGGCTAAAGAAAAACAAAGAAAGTATCCTATCCATGCGACATCCCTGGATTTTCTCGGGAGCCCTCGATTTACACCACCAGGTGGAAGATGGGGCCTGGGTCGAGGTCGTCAACCGGAACGATATTGTGCTGGCTACCGGGCATTACCAGAATCACAGCATTGCCGTTCGCATTCTTGATTTCGGACCGGTAAGCGATAGACAAATCCTGTACGATCAGCGCCTTGCAGAAGCCTATGCAATGCGAAAACGGTTAAACCTGATCCGGACCGACTCCAATATATACCGGCTGATCCATGGTGAAGGTGATCAGTTGCCCGGATTGATCGTTGACGTGTATGGCAATACGGCCGTCGTACAATGCCACAGTATAGGCATGCACCAGGACCTGAATTTGATCTGTCATGCGCTAATTCAAATTGAAGGGATAAACCAGGTCTTCGATAAAAGCCAGGATACGCTGCCGACACAATACCGGCAAACCATAGAAAATGGCTACGTAGTGGGGGATGGATCAATCAAAGATCAATTATTTGAAAACGGGATAGCTTTCAATGTTGATTGGGAACAGGGGCAAAAGACAGGGTTCTTTATCGATCAGCGGGACAACCGGAAGCTATTGGGTGATTTTGCCTCTGGTTGTACGGTGTTAAATGCGTTCAGTTACAGTGGTGGTTTCTCGATGTATGCTCTGGCCAAGGGAGCTAGTGAGGTCATCTCGGTAGATCAGTCAGAAAAAGCCATCCTGTGGGCTGAAGATAATGCCCAACTTAACGGATTCCAGCGCCATCAGGGTGTCTCGGCAAATGTCTTCGAATTTCTGCAGGAGGAGGACCGCAGCTGGGATATTGTGGTCATTGATCCGCCTGCATTTGCCAAATCCTTACAAAAGAAGCACAATGCAGTTCAGGCCTACAAACGACTGAATGCAGCTGCCATGCACAAGGTTAGGCCAAACGGCTTATTATTCACCTTCTCCTGCTCCCAGGTCATCGATCGCGAATTGTTTCATCACACTGTCATCTCCGCAGCCATGGAAGTAGGCCGTCCCATGCAAATATTATTTAACCTCAGTCAGGGCGCAGATCATCCCATCAATATTTATCATCCCGAAGGACATTATCTGAAAGGCTTGGTCGTGCGGGTGGGATAG
- a CDS encoding aquaporin: protein MRNYFTEFIGTFFLVLVVVMTGNGGQTQWMPLAVGSAYAVLIYAGFAQSGAHYNPAVTLAHYFQGKFELSEVLPYVAAQIVGAFLATLLATPLLAELNVEQVAIRSVPMIPSLIAEFLGTFLLLWVLFQVTIYQQERIQSFYGFAIGFAYLTGIFAFQRISGAAFNPAIAIGMMTAGMLSWSDLWIFLIANLAAAGVIGYGWKWLHG from the coding sequence ATGCGCAATTACTTTACGGAATTCATTGGGACGTTCTTTCTGGTATTGGTGGTGGTGATGACCGGCAATGGTGGGCAGACCCAATGGATGCCTCTGGCGGTAGGTTCTGCCTACGCGGTGCTGATCTATGCGGGTTTTGCACAGTCCGGTGCGCATTACAATCCGGCGGTGACACTGGCTCATTATTTCCAGGGCAAATTTGAGCTTTCGGAAGTGTTGCCCTATGTGGCAGCTCAGATCGTTGGTGCTTTTTTGGCGACATTACTGGCCACCCCTTTGCTGGCGGAGCTCAACGTCGAGCAAGTGGCGATCCGTTCGGTGCCGATGATCCCATCACTGATTGCCGAGTTTCTCGGCACTTTCCTGCTGTTATGGGTACTGTTCCAGGTGACCATCTACCAACAGGAACGCATTCAGTCCTTTTATGGGTTTGCGATCGGTTTTGCCTACCTGACAGGCATATTTGCATTTCAACGCATCAGCGGCGCTGCCTTCAATCCCGCCATCGCCATTGGCATGATGACCGCGGGTATGCTAAGCTGGTCCGACCTGTGGATATTCCTGATTGCCAACCTGGCTGCCGCCGGCGTGATCGGCTATGGCTGGAAATGGCTGCATGGGTAG
- a CDS encoding (Fe-S)-binding protein, whose translation MTIQAIIFTLITFSVFFLAFRRYRRIVQIIRLGKSQSIDDNPGQRWRNVLLIAFGQKKMFKRWLPAIFHAFIYTAFLLTQIELIEMLVDGVSGKHRIFAGKIGVLYPLVINLIEILSVLAFIATLVFLARRNIVKVKRFWKPEMKGWPSLDANLILLGEILLILGIMTMNGADQVLQQVEPDHYHMTGKLMMSSWLISPLFEGLSTSTLIFLERTGWWLHILVVYGFLLYLPYSKHLHILLAFPNTYYARLQPRGKMTNIPEITRELQTMLGLAPEEAAEAPVEIPEFGAADITQLSWKNLLDAYTCTECGRCTSVCPANLTGKKLSPRKVIMDVRDRAEAVYTNIESGDVKYLNTEAKDQSLSKLNYTDGENLFQRISDEELWACTTCNACVEACPVLIDPLDIILQLRRYKILNESSGPPDWLPMFNSLESSGSVWQVNGDREAWYKES comes from the coding sequence ATGACCATACAAGCTATAATTTTTACCCTTATAACGTTTTCCGTTTTCTTTCTGGCCTTTCGCCGTTATCGCCGTATTGTACAAATCATCCGGTTGGGTAAATCACAATCGATAGACGATAATCCAGGGCAACGCTGGCGCAATGTGCTCCTCATAGCATTTGGCCAGAAAAAGATGTTCAAGCGCTGGCTCCCGGCTATTTTCCATGCCTTCATTTACACAGCATTCCTGTTGACCCAGATCGAGTTGATCGAAATGTTGGTCGATGGCGTCTCCGGGAAACACCGGATCTTTGCAGGTAAAATAGGAGTGCTCTACCCTCTGGTCATTAACCTGATCGAAATCCTTTCCGTGTTGGCTTTCATAGCCACTCTGGTCTTTTTGGCCCGCCGTAACATCGTGAAAGTCAAACGCTTCTGGAAGCCGGAGATGAAAGGATGGCCATCCCTTGATGCCAACCTGATCCTGTTGGGAGAGATATTACTCATTCTGGGCATCATGACCATGAATGGTGCGGACCAGGTGTTGCAACAGGTCGAACCAGACCATTATCACATGACCGGAAAACTGATGATGTCATCATGGCTGATATCGCCTTTGTTTGAAGGTTTGTCAACGTCAACATTGATCTTTTTAGAGCGCACCGGCTGGTGGCTGCACATCCTGGTGGTGTATGGATTTCTGCTCTACCTGCCTTATTCCAAACATTTGCACATCCTGCTGGCTTTCCCGAATACTTATTATGCACGGTTACAGCCCCGTGGCAAAATGACCAATATACCTGAGATAACCCGTGAACTGCAGACGATGCTGGGCCTGGCTCCTGAGGAAGCAGCCGAAGCACCCGTCGAAATTCCGGAATTTGGTGCAGCTGATATCACCCAGCTTAGCTGGAAAAACTTGCTCGATGCCTATACCTGCACGGAATGTGGCCGCTGCACCAGCGTGTGCCCGGCTAACCTCACCGGTAAAAAATTATCTCCACGCAAAGTTATCATGGATGTTCGGGACCGGGCAGAAGCAGTCTATACAAATATTGAATCAGGTGATGTAAAATACCTCAATACCGAAGCTAAAGACCAATCATTATCGAAGTTAAATTATACCGACGGAGAAAACCTTTTCCAGCGAATTTCTGATGAGGAATTATGGGCATGTACTACCTGTAATGCCTGTGTGGAAGCATGTCCGGTGTTGATTGATCCGCTTGACATCATATTGCAATTACGACGCTACAAGATCTTAAATGAATCAAGCGGTCCTCCAGATTGGCTGCCGATGTTCAACAGCCTGGAGAGTTCAGGAAGTGTTTGGCAGGTTAATGGAGATCGGGAAGCCTGGTATAAAGAATCGTAA
- a CDS encoding patatin-like phospholipase family protein: MEEQPHTDNSSSLSIGLALSGGGARGILHIGVFKALAELGIQPDYISGTSAGSIAGTLLAQGYAPEDMMAFIEETSLYSLFSLKMPSLGLTDLSNLRKKLKQYIPHNDIAALGIPTYVAVSNLNNGMIEYRNSGPLDQIVAASCTIPLLFKPIQMDGSMYVDGGLLANAPVAPLHQHCDLIITVNLVPLVAIETKEMSGMVNLLQRCFDLAALNNIKPQLNYSDIIIEPRELHEYSRFNLKKARDLFDLGYQATMQVAEEISTKIQWKLKQKVDESLVSKINETASGSSLVS, from the coding sequence ATGGAAGAACAACCGCATACTGACAACTCATCATCCTTAAGCATCGGTCTGGCGCTTTCCGGAGGGGGGGCCCGGGGAATCCTCCACATTGGTGTTTTTAAGGCATTGGCTGAACTGGGAATACAACCGGATTATATTTCAGGAACCAGTGCAGGTTCCATTGCTGGAACTTTGTTGGCACAGGGCTATGCACCCGAAGACATGATGGCATTTATTGAGGAAACTTCACTCTATAGTTTATTTTCATTGAAGATGCCTTCGCTGGGTCTGACCGATCTGTCCAACCTTCGTAAGAAACTCAAACAATACATCCCTCACAACGACATTGCTGCTTTGGGTATTCCCACGTATGTCGCCGTCAGCAACCTCAATAACGGTATGATAGAATACCGGAATTCGGGTCCTTTGGATCAGATTGTTGCTGCTTCCTGCACCATTCCATTATTGTTTAAGCCCATCCAGATGGACGGATCCATGTACGTTGACGGAGGATTGCTGGCCAATGCGCCGGTTGCGCCATTGCATCAGCATTGTGACCTCATCATCACCGTAAACCTGGTTCCCCTGGTTGCTATCGAAACCAAAGAAATGAGCGGAATGGTCAATTTACTGCAACGGTGTTTTGACCTGGCAGCATTAAACAACATCAAACCGCAACTGAACTACAGCGACATCATCATCGAACCGCGTGAGTTACATGAGTACAGCCGTTTTAACCTGAAAAAAGCCAGGGACCTGTTTGATTTAGGGTACCAGGCAACCATGCAGGTCGCCGAGGAGATCTCAACCAAAATTCAGTGGAAGTTAAAACAGAAAGTAGACGAATCATTGGTTTCAAAAATCAATGAAACAGCTTCAGGCAGTTCTCTTGTCAGTTGA